The genomic DNA ACTGGAAGGGGCCGGCGGAGACATAGGTCAGGAACTGCTTCGCGGAGCGTACGGCGGTGACCAGCTCCGGGCTCCCGGTGATCCAGCCGACCTTCCAGCCGGTGAACGAGAAGGTCTTTCCCGCACTGCTCACCGTGACCGTGCGCTCGCGCATGCCGGGGAAGGAGGCGAGCGGGATGTGTTCGCCCTCGAAGACCAGGTGCTCGTACACCTCGTCGGTGACGACGAGCAGGTCGCGTTCGCGGGCGAGGCCGGCGACGGCGGCGAGCTCTTCGCGGGTGAGGACCGTGCCGGTGGGGTTGTGCGGGGTGTTGAGCAGGATCAGGCGGGTACGGGGGGTGACGGCGGCGCGCAGTTCGTCGAGGTCGAGCCGGTAGGTCCCGGACGCCGCCTCCGGGTGCAGTGTGACCGGGACGCGGGTGCCGCCCGCCATGGCGATGGAGGCGGCGTACGAGTCGTAGTACGGCTCCAGGGCGATGACCTCGTCGCCCGGTTCGAGCAGGGCGAGCATCGCGGCGGCGATGGCCTCCGTGGCGCCCGCCGTGACCAGGACCTCGGTGTCGGGGTCGTAGGCGAGGCCGTAGCGCCGCTGCTGGTGGTCCGTGATCGCGGTACGGAGTTCGGGGACGCCGGGCCCCGGTGGGTACTGGTTGCCGCGG from Streptomyces sp. NBC_00654 includes the following:
- a CDS encoding pyridoxal phosphate-dependent aminotransferase; amino-acid sequence: MTQGRPLLNRRLTEFGTTIFAEMSALAVRTGSINLGQGFPDTDGPDEIREAAVRALRDGRGNQYPPGPGVPELRTAITDHQQRRYGLAYDPDTEVLVTAGATEAIAAAMLALLEPGDEVIALEPYYDSYAASIAMAGGTRVPVTLHPEAASGTYRLDLDELRAAVTPRTRLILLNTPHNPTGTVLTREELAAVAGLARERDLLVVTDEVYEHLVFEGEHIPLASFPGMRERTVTVSSAGKTFSFTGWKVGWITGSPELVTAVRSAKQFLTYVSAGPFQYAVAEALRLPDSYYDALRADLRAKRDLLSTGLAEAGFGVYRPAGTYFVTTDIRPLGGERDGFAFCRALPGRCGVVAIPNAVFYDHRDQGAPFVRFAFCKRADVLEEAVSRLKGLAG